One Parachlamydia sp. AcF125 DNA segment encodes these proteins:
- a CDS encoding class I SAM-dependent methyltransferase, translating into MQDWERAYQELPGEAYLQVLEKIHATLKPKTYLEIGVQYGFSFSLARPGTFAVGVDPHPCIQTDLQAWSRVYRQTSEAFFISYPGDPFDLIFIDGLHQYEAVVDDFCNAEQCCTSKSVILIHDTIPLSAETSKKDFSPGFWTGDVWKIVPTLLQARPDLAVFTIACPPSGLTVIKGFGKQEGICPQVIEQFRNQAYAWVAPQKKSALNLVENKPEAWMPFLLK; encoded by the coding sequence ATGCAGGATTGGGAAAGGGCCTATCAAGAACTTCCTGGAGAAGCCTATTTGCAGGTATTAGAAAAAATTCATGCCACCTTGAAACCAAAAACCTATTTAGAGATAGGCGTTCAATATGGATTTAGCTTTAGCCTGGCCAGACCCGGCACTTTTGCTGTGGGGGTAGATCCCCATCCTTGCATTCAAACTGATCTTCAAGCCTGGTCGCGCGTTTATCGGCAGACGAGTGAAGCTTTTTTTATTTCTTATCCAGGCGATCCCTTTGATTTGATTTTCATTGATGGGTTGCATCAATATGAAGCCGTAGTGGATGACTTTTGCAATGCTGAGCAGTGTTGCACTTCAAAATCTGTGATCTTAATTCACGATACCATTCCTTTAAGCGCCGAAACTTCTAAAAAAGATTTTAGCCCTGGATTTTGGACGGGGGATGTATGGAAAATTGTGCCAACCCTGCTTCAAGCGCGTCCCGATTTAGCTGTATTTACTATTGCCTGTCCTCCCAGCGGGTTAACCGTGATCAAGGGTTTTGGAAAACAGGAGGGAATCTGTCCCCAAGTGATTGAGCAATTTCGCAATCAAGCATATGCGTGGGTGGCACCTCAAAAAAAATCTGCTTTAAACCTTGTGGAAAATAAACCAGAAGCATGGATGCCTTTTTTATTAAAGTAA
- a CDS encoding 50S ribosomal protein L11 methyltransferase, translating into MLLSNCGLVWSSILIIAGRLECLGVLAVLTPHPWENRSMITYRFFVKSHDSVDAAWEELVHFGAHPLYSEETETGKEVIADLGNVPFFDFPFTSLQTIGAFAPIHFNPIDWEAQWATHGLDYREGCVHLDLNRLIEAENLPIVRLKPGPGFGDLSHASTRLVLRLMKGKVYDQAVLDIGSGSGVLSLAASIMGAKIVWGIDIDPQAVEHAKNNLLLNACTGEIYFSVDPPLQPLQQQQKVLVLMNMIASEQAIAWESLQPLHQLPGEALISGILIEGKKGYLQQAKKWGWKLLGEIEEEGWLGLHFLRK; encoded by the coding sequence TTGCTTCTATCTAATTGTGGGCTTGTTTGGTCTTCCATTTTAATAATTGCTGGCCGATTAGAGTGTTTAGGGGTGCTCGCAGTTTTAACCCCTCATCCTTGGGAAAATCGGTCCATGATCACATATCGCTTTTTTGTCAAATCTCACGACTCGGTAGATGCAGCTTGGGAAGAACTAGTCCATTTTGGGGCTCATCCCCTTTATAGTGAAGAGACAGAAACCGGCAAAGAAGTCATTGCAGATTTAGGAAATGTGCCCTTTTTTGATTTTCCCTTTACCTCTTTACAAACGATTGGTGCTTTTGCCCCTATTCATTTCAATCCCATTGATTGGGAAGCGCAATGGGCCACACATGGACTCGATTATCGGGAGGGATGTGTGCATCTGGATCTTAATCGCCTAATTGAGGCTGAAAATTTGCCCATCGTTAGGCTTAAGCCAGGTCCTGGATTTGGAGATCTTTCTCATGCTTCCACACGTCTTGTTTTACGCTTAATGAAAGGCAAAGTGTATGATCAAGCTGTCTTAGATATTGGGTCAGGCAGCGGGGTTTTATCGTTGGCTGCCAGTATCATGGGTGCAAAGATTGTGTGGGGCATCGATATCGACCCACAAGCTGTTGAGCATGCAAAAAATAATCTTTTGCTTAATGCATGCACCGGAGAAATTTATTTTTCGGTCGATCCCCCTTTACAGCCTCTTCAGCAACAGCAAAAGGTACTTGTTTTAATGAACATGATTGCTTCCGAGCAAGCTATCGCTTGGGAAAGCCTTCAGCCCCTCCATCAGCTTCCAGGGGAAGCTCTTATTTCCGGTATCCTAATTGAGGGAAAAAAGGGTTATTTACAACAGGCCAAAAAATGGGGGTGGAAGTTGTTAGGAGAAATCGAAGAAGAAGGCTGGCTAGGACTGCATTTTTTAAGAAAATGA
- a CDS encoding ankyrin repeat domain-containing protein, which translates to MQVSTRFDYDPFYPVIHCDLIRNKLSTEIAKIEKEVYRLRGFIGAFDESMQEKAALTTDVMGAYLEVFKMPGEEKEIPEIREQIDAKIEEIRERCLENHRGTLAAREVVIIEGRNVEINAHTKPALEEAFLQRLEEKISQLKEEFPIDETTDLEQMCCQIEEKFRRHTEIFEKLFERKQALTGQGYEFQEALEPKLAALKAAKQELKKGLKVSNVFIACQLGVVDYLEQEVSKQWLWERKSFVNKISEVGFSLLHYAAYHDRPKVVQFLIQKGADVTARDKEGYLPLHWAAAQGSVKVVKLLLTRHPASIDAKGMFDRTPLHRAVFNGKNGAVNLLIKEGANLNAQTSEENHLQTPLHFAVLQGNMGMVATLTQYPHLDIRIADSQGRTPVHYAIENGVLSVLLLLLTHSSWQKVALHKDAVFLESLLKVVPKRNEEEIRAQLLLHFPQK; encoded by the coding sequence ATGCAAGTTTCTACACGATTTGATTACGATCCATTCTATCCAGTCATTCATTGCGACCTTATTAGAAATAAATTGAGCACGGAAATCGCAAAAATTGAAAAAGAAGTTTACCGTTTAAGAGGATTTATTGGGGCTTTTGATGAATCGATGCAAGAAAAAGCTGCCTTAACGACAGATGTAATGGGCGCTTATCTAGAAGTTTTCAAAATGCCCGGTGAAGAAAAAGAGATACCAGAAATTCGAGAGCAAATTGATGCAAAAATAGAAGAAATTCGAGAAAGATGCTTGGAAAATCATAGGGGAACATTGGCCGCTAGAGAAGTTGTCATCATAGAAGGGCGAAATGTTGAAATTAATGCTCACACTAAACCAGCTTTGGAAGAAGCTTTCCTGCAGAGATTGGAAGAAAAAATTTCCCAACTAAAAGAAGAGTTTCCCATAGATGAAACGACTGATCTAGAACAAATGTGTTGCCAAATTGAAGAAAAGTTTAGAAGGCATACAGAAATCTTTGAAAAACTTTTTGAGCGCAAGCAAGCTTTGACTGGACAAGGCTATGAATTTCAGGAAGCTTTAGAACCCAAGCTAGCTGCCTTAAAAGCCGCCAAACAAGAGTTAAAAAAAGGCTTAAAAGTGTCCAATGTCTTTATAGCCTGCCAACTAGGGGTAGTGGACTATCTTGAACAAGAGGTTAGCAAGCAATGGTTATGGGAGCGCAAAAGCTTTGTTAATAAGATTTCTGAGGTTGGCTTTTCTCTTTTACACTATGCGGCTTATCATGATCGCCCGAAAGTTGTGCAATTTTTAATCCAGAAGGGGGCGGATGTCACTGCACGAGATAAAGAAGGTTATTTACCGCTACACTGGGCTGCTGCGCAAGGCTCTGTCAAAGTGGTGAAATTATTGCTTACACGTCATCCTGCATCTATTGACGCCAAAGGAATGTTTGATCGTACTCCTTTGCATCGCGCAGTCTTTAATGGCAAAAATGGAGCTGTTAATCTTTTAATTAAAGAAGGAGCCAATCTTAATGCGCAAACGAGTGAAGAAAATCACTTACAAACGCCGCTTCATTTTGCGGTTTTGCAAGGAAATATGGGGATGGTAGCCACCTTAACCCAATATCCACACCTTGACATCCGGATTGCAGATAGCCAGGGGAGGACGCCCGTGCATTATGCTATTGAAAACGGGGTATTGAGCGTCCTGCTCCTTTTGTTAACTCATTCCAGCTGGCAAAAAGTTGCTTTGCATAAAGATGCCGTATTTTTAGAAAGTCTTTTAAAGGTTGTGCCTAAGCGAAATGAGGAAGAAATAAGAGCGCAATTGCTTTTGCACTTTCCCCAAAAATAA
- a CDS encoding tRNA-dihydrouridine synthase family protein, translating to MNLLPKGIGGCPYLFLAPMEGLGDRPFRKALSKIGGFDEACTEFLRVPSNAHVASLAKQYQKEDTFPIPQAVQIMGSHPELMGAMAQELAKKGAPRIDLNCGCPSNTVTGRGAGSSLLKNPSQLYQIAKTMVEAVSVPVTAKLRSGYEDISLFRENLLAAQESGVKFVTLHPRTKAEGYAPPARWDLIAEAKTILKIPVVGNGDILKVEDAVRMLKETGCDALMIGRGSVINPWIFHHIRAFFAGETYVPEKNALQNFVRNFWETMVETGMPISTQLNKLKQLMSFLFKANAPLLEKRGEMLSKRCSNPAEFLAFVFPILQEG from the coding sequence GTGAATTTACTTCCAAAAGGAATAGGAGGCTGTCCCTATCTTTTTTTAGCCCCCATGGAGGGATTGGGAGACCGCCCTTTTCGCAAAGCCCTCTCTAAAATAGGAGGATTCGACGAAGCTTGCACCGAATTTCTTCGAGTGCCCTCTAATGCACATGTCGCAAGCTTAGCAAAACAATATCAAAAAGAAGACACCTTTCCCATTCCGCAAGCGGTGCAAATTATGGGATCCCATCCAGAGCTTATGGGAGCAATGGCGCAAGAACTTGCCAAAAAAGGCGCTCCTCGCATCGATTTGAACTGTGGGTGTCCTTCTAACACGGTGACTGGCCGAGGTGCCGGATCAAGTCTTTTAAAGAATCCTTCCCAATTATATCAAATTGCAAAGACGATGGTCGAGGCGGTCTCTGTTCCTGTCACGGCTAAATTGCGCTCAGGATATGAAGACATTTCTTTATTTAGGGAAAACCTTCTTGCCGCCCAAGAGAGCGGTGTAAAGTTTGTGACTTTGCATCCTAGGACAAAAGCAGAAGGTTATGCCCCACCTGCTCGATGGGATTTAATCGCAGAGGCTAAAACAATCCTTAAAATTCCCGTAGTGGGGAATGGGGACATTTTAAAAGTAGAAGATGCCGTGAGGATGTTAAAAGAGACAGGATGTGATGCTTTAATGATCGGGAGGGGCAGCGTCATCAACCCTTGGATTTTTCATCATATTCGTGCCTTTTTTGCAGGTGAGACCTATGTCCCTGAAAAAAACGCCCTCCAAAATTTTGTGAGAAATTTTTGGGAGACGATGGTAGAAACAGGGATGCCCATTTCCACGCAACTTAATAAATTGAAACAACTGATGAGTTTTCTCTTTAAAGCAAATGCACCTCTTTTAGAAAAAAGAGGAGAGATGCTTTCAAAAAGATGTTCAAACCCCGCTGAATTTCTTGCATTTGTTTTTCCTATATTGCAAGAAGGATAG
- a CDS encoding putative Ig domain-containing protein: MHNFFKFLLFTTCLFGQISASLYGEHSKGRTQNNFIPNFKVGISPRSLTQEAAVAFVGEVGRRNYRANGTLGWLWGNQSRFKFSAEFLSQKLGYRFSTGKQDRWMHQYAVGAEYQHDFYHPLLSSGEIGLYYSYAPSRKLGHKVRDDFLYSRRIAGSDSYGGSLGATVTPWRSGSLHIDADYDSVRYRTRYKSKKRVSGFGGSLNYHQDLSYNFFLDLLGEFKRPYNYGRARLGWHHPNWAGLVVGLFGAHTRGKSRLPSHTTAGLELTYAFGERAESSDACVPCYCEPALASWVSTPAVYMPQVLAIAEEKRKKITPCQVLTSSPIPDASFTGSAAYTLDISPYFSDPSEASLTFSATGLPLNASLDAKTGVISGTGLHNNQSYSVTITAKSADACASVSQTFTLNFPCEALESTPISDVQFIGTGSYSLNVSSHFSDPAGAPLTFSASGLPTGSTIDETSGLISGPNLHDNQNYAVTVTANAAEACESVSQSFTITFPCSPPTSTPFTAPIEVGTIVGRPYTVTTLSDHFSTDPAFPFTYMLTGLPEGSDFDPTTGVISGVGVAPVSSFTVTITGTTACGTTSQTFELVFIRTSR; this comes from the coding sequence ATGCACAATTTTTTCAAGTTTTTGCTTTTTACGACGTGCCTTTTTGGACAGATAAGCGCGAGTTTATATGGTGAGCATTCTAAAGGAAGAACTCAAAATAACTTTATCCCGAACTTTAAGGTGGGAATTAGTCCCCGCTCCCTGACACAAGAGGCCGCAGTGGCATTTGTAGGTGAAGTTGGGCGGCGCAACTACCGCGCAAATGGGACGTTGGGTTGGCTATGGGGAAATCAAAGTCGTTTTAAATTTTCCGCAGAATTCCTAAGCCAAAAATTGGGTTATCGTTTTTCAACCGGCAAGCAAGACCGTTGGATGCATCAATATGCGGTGGGGGCTGAGTATCAGCACGATTTTTACCACCCTCTTTTATCTAGCGGGGAGATTGGGCTCTATTACTCTTATGCCCCCAGTCGCAAATTAGGACATAAGGTGCGCGATGATTTTCTTTATTCACGCCGTATCGCCGGTTCAGATAGCTATGGCGGGTCATTGGGAGCTACCGTGACCCCATGGCGTTCCGGAAGTTTGCATATAGATGCGGATTATGATTCTGTAAGATATCGTACAAGATATAAATCTAAAAAACGGGTCTCAGGCTTTGGTGGAAGCCTTAATTACCATCAGGATCTATCCTACAATTTTTTCTTAGACCTCTTAGGAGAGTTTAAGCGTCCCTATAATTATGGAAGAGCTCGCCTTGGCTGGCATCATCCTAATTGGGCAGGCTTAGTTGTGGGACTATTTGGTGCGCATACGCGCGGTAAATCCCGCCTCCCCAGCCATACCACGGCAGGATTGGAGCTAACGTACGCGTTTGGGGAGCGTGCAGAATCCTCTGATGCATGTGTTCCTTGTTATTGCGAACCTGCTTTAGCCTCATGGGTGAGCACTCCAGCAGTGTATATGCCCCAAGTGTTGGCAATCGCCGAAGAAAAAAGAAAAAAAATAACTCCTTGCCAAGTTTTAACTAGCTCCCCTATTCCTGATGCAAGTTTTACAGGTTCGGCGGCTTATACTCTTGATATCAGCCCTTATTTTAGCGATCCGAGCGAAGCTTCTTTAACCTTTAGCGCAACAGGGCTGCCTCTAAATGCCTCCCTTGATGCTAAGACAGGAGTGATTTCGGGAACCGGCCTACACAATAATCAATCTTATTCTGTCACTATTACAGCCAAATCTGCAGATGCTTGTGCAAGCGTAAGCCAAACATTTACCTTGAATTTTCCTTGTGAAGCTTTAGAGAGCACGCCTATTTCTGATGTACAGTTTATCGGAACAGGATCCTATTCCCTGAATGTGAGTTCTCATTTTAGTGACCCAGCTGGGGCGCCTTTAACTTTTAGTGCTTCGGGGTTGCCTACAGGTTCTACGATTGATGAAACCTCGGGTCTCATTTCAGGCCCTAACTTACATGATAACCAGAATTATGCTGTCACCGTGACAGCCAATGCTGCTGAAGCTTGTGAGAGTGTAAGTCAATCCTTCACTATCACTTTTCCATGCAGCCCTCCCACCTCCACTCCGTTTACAGCCCCTATAGAGGTTGGAACAATAGTAGGGCGCCCTTATACCGTGACTACATTGAGTGATCACTTTTCTACTGATCCGGCTTTCCCGTTTACCTATATGCTCACAGGATTACCCGAAGGCTCTGATTTTGATCCCACTACTGGGGTGATTTCAGGGGTTGGAGTTGCTCCTGTGAGTTCATTTACCGTCACTATTACAGGTACCACTGCCTGTGGAACAACAAGCCAGACTTTCGAATTGGTATTCATTAGAACGTCACGATAG